Within Anopheles ziemanni chromosome 2, idAnoZiCoDA_A2_x.2, whole genome shotgun sequence, the genomic segment TTCATTTTCGTATAGATTACCTCCTTCCCTAGCAAGCCATGAGTTGGCTCGTTAGCCGAAACGTGGACATTAACGACACATGCACGTTTCCGTTCGCATGTTTACGTGTCCCTCGCGGTTTATCCGATCGATTTGCTCGTTCACTTGCATCATTCAATAATTCATTACAGCGTTCGGTTGTTCGCTTCACCGTTCACATTTTCCTCACTTTCTTCCCTATTTCGTTaactgttttactttttcctcccGCCGTCAGCTCGCTTTCTTTTCGAAACTGCTGCCAAAACTGGCCTCAATCGAGGCGTAGTTTGTCGTCATAAATAATCCTTTCCTCGATCGGGTGGAATTATCGATCGCCGAAGGAAAATAGGAAACTATTCGGGCAGTAAAATCGCCACGTgtgaaattttttgttgaCCTATTGATGCACATGCCACACCTCGTTACCTATACAAACTGAAGGCTGGCTATATGGCTATGGTCATAATATTTTGAGCTAGTAAATAATATTCAAACTTGTTTAAAACATAGCAATCACTTCAAAATATGTACAATTATGTTCAAACTATTTAGTAACTTGTGCTTCGATTaatttgtcaaaaaaaaagaaaaaggattgATTGTGTTAAGCAAATACTCAAGTTTAGTTGTATTATCAACGACTTTTGGATTGATCTTGAACTTCATCGAATAGTCAGAAATCTTCACTACCCCCTTTTGCACAAGCAATTTATAGAAACCCAAAGGCGCCATAAAATCGGTTTGGGTTCAGTTGAATTATGCAAATCAAGGAATGCAAAACAAAGGCGTAAGGCAAAGCAGACCAATACCTGCAATGATCGTCGTGTAGGTGTTATCTAAAGGGGGGGCTAGAACAAcgaagaaaacgaacaaaaacacaatggAGGCCATCATTGCGCGAAGCGAGCGAAGCGCGCCATAGATCTTTGCACGGAAAGTGACCGatatttataaacaaaaatttatcaCCCGCCAAGTAGGATGGGAGTGCGCGGACCAGGATGAAACGGTACGCTGACAGCAGGACGGCATCCGAATCGATGAGGTTCGATCGACCGATCGGTCGATCGGTTGGCGGAAGCACGTGGCCGCCGGTGGTTGGAGACGCGCGGTCCATCCATCGGTCAATCAAAGTAAACACCGACGATGATGGCATCCGACCGTCAGGGGgggatggggaggggggatggGGCGCAGTTTCTCACAAATCCTGCCACGTTCGACCATGAGAAGGAATGAGAAGCGAGAGAATCGGTTGAACTTGAAGAACCAACCGTCGGTCGGATTACTCCGACTTGATCCTGGGTCGGGTATAAATAGGAACCTCTACCACTGCGTGTTTCGTATTGCTTTTGCTTGTTGTTTTACCCTCCGCAGCCGCCCCCCTTTCTGTCGAACCCTTTCTGTCGCATCCTTTCAGCCTCGTGTCATTAAGAACTTGTTTTGGGTCGATTGCCCACGGGCAGTCAAGTAATAACTCTCTAATAAACTCGTCGATCGTCCCCGGTTCGTAGATAATTTAATCGAGATCGAGgtgatgaaaattgaaacactaaatatatttttatatgaaGTGATATACAATAATGGATCAATGGTGACCCCTCAGACGCACAAAAAGGGTGGGAAATTGGTAACATTCCCCAGGAAGCACGGAAGGAAGAGTTCGGACGAGGGAAAAACTGCCGCTCAAAGTGCAATCAGTGCTCGTCTTTCCGCGCCGCCCAGAGTCACGCGTGCAAATGAATGGTTGACAGTTCATTTAAGAAGCAAAACCCGGCAGAACTACGAGCTCGGAAAAGCCGAATGTCGACCACAGACACGCACACACTAACGGACACGACGATCGTCGTGTCGACCGATGACCGCCAAAAAACTCGCCGAGACGAAAGCCGTGGCCATCGCCGCGCAGGCTGTCACCGGAAAGGCCGCCGGTGATGGGCGGGGTCAGAAAGAGACCCTCTTctctgttaaaaataaacgcgACAGTTTCCCTGGATTTTCCCTGATCGTGCACGAATGCAAACGTGTGTGCGCGCGGGGGCAAACGAGGGAAGCCAGCCATTACGAGGTACGAGAGGGGACCTTTCACCTCGGGCAGGCACTTATGAAAGTATGTATCGGGACGTGGAGTAACAATTACATCATTTAAATCCACTTCTGACCAAGTTTTATGGCTCATAAAATGGAGTTACAACGTTCGTAAACGGTGCGAAACTTTCATCATTGACCGTACAATTTCAAGAAACCAAAACATTATGAGTTCATAGGAATGGTTGAAATAAGTTCACGCGCACTTTCGAGCTCTCTGCTTCCTTGTCATCACTTTCATCTTCCCCGACGTCATGCTCAAAGTGCTCAAGCTCTAGAGCCACGCCACTTGCGTCAATTGTTCTACGTAACCGACGACCATATGATCGTGTGGAATGTCGAAACCGGCTGAAGATGATACCACTGAAATGCTCCGCCCGATGATGGACGTACGCAGTCGTTCATCTCGTGCGCTCTCCGTCGGCATGGGGCAAGAAAACAGATGCAGGAAGCACCACCGTTTTCGAACTCCGTCGATGaaccaccgggcgcctccatcaacgATGTGCGATCGGCGAGGATAGCACGTGGCCGACCGATATTTATTCCCACCCTGTCAAAGCGTGGCAGGTTTAAAGCAGCTTTAAATCATATCAGAATTATTTACACCCAAAGCAATCCAAATTCTTGACTCCCGGTTCCCCTTTTTcgggtttatttttcgttcccgCCAAGTTCGCGTTCGTGCGCCCTTGGCATTGGATTATTCAACGTTGCATTTGTGTGAAGGTCTTGACGGCCGGAAACGGCCGGCGGGTATGATCGCTAACGGAAAATGTAATTATATCTTTCGGGTGATGAAGCAATGGTACAGCGTtacaaaactaaataaataaatggcaAACCCAAACCAAAACGCCGATACTCTCCATTTCATTCCGTGAGAAGCGTACTGTTTTGGCACCGAACACTGGCGTCCCGTTATATCTTTGCCAGACTTGATTTTCCTTAAACAGTTCTGCCAACTGACGCTTCCCACGAGAGATTTCGTTGTGGAAGCtaagttaatttttgtttctgtaAAGAAGTTAATCAAAGTATCCATAGAAGTTTCTTGCAACGATGGGAAGGTGTTAATGGGTGAAATTTATGTGTTGCATTCTCAAGAACTACTTCTTCGTTTTCCTTGCGCTACCAACTCCACGTTGCGCCCGCTTTCGTGTAATTATGAGTCCTATTAATACGCGATACGCTCGATGCAAGAGAAGATGATCGTCATACGTTCTCGCTTCCAAGCAAAACACCAATAATAATGACACGAATTTACTACGAGCTAGAGAAGTACaaaccccccacacacacacaaacatacacacgtcTCGTTTGATCTTGTGCGTCTTTTTATAGCTTCTCCTACAGCCTTCGCGTCATAACTGTacacttccttccttcttcccCTTTCTCTGTCACGTTCGATGCACCGCGAAAAGATGCATCCCACCTTCACGTTGCACTGAACCATCACAAACTAACCTCAGACACCTCGTTCAGCGTGACCAGATCGACAACGCACGCAGGAAGTTGAAGGCCGTCGGTTATGGTTTCAAGCCCCGCATCTCTTCTTCCAACACACCAAACTGTATCCCCCGAAATCGGTTTAAGCACGAACGCCATCGTGGTTAGATGTAAACATAAAACTGTCCACGCATTATTTACCCCCTATTCTAGGCCACAATCGGCATGATGCGGGTGGTGACAGATGCGGGAGGGATCTGTTTTTCTTAGGGAAACCTTTATAAGAAACCCTAGACCACGTGTTCATCGCTGGCCGGTAGTAATCCTTTGAGACAATCCCGAATGATTTACAATACGGTTGAAAGGGAACGAAAGGGAAAGTAAAATGAACGATTAATCATTCAAATACTTATACGTTataattgatttgattgtgtACAAACAATTAATCAGCCCCGTTAGATGCAATCATAATTGAGTCGATCAAACATCAAAATTATGTTTCTATCTACGGGAAAATTAGGAGATTTCCAGTGGTATAAACTTGTCTTGTCTTTATGAACACAACAAATACTTGATGGTTGGCTGAGaaaaaaatctttccattGGTTTATTTGTACGAAACTTCGAACAACGATCTTCACCTCATAAAAATGTCCGGTTCTCAGATATTCTAGCCAATGTTCGATCGAGAAACTATTGTTTTTGCTCCCTTACACCTTTCCCTTGCTGCAACTATTCTCGTGTACAACCAAGTTTACTTCCCACTCGAGAGTGGGAATAAATCTTCCCCAACGATAACATAAATTCACCTCGTTCCCTCTGGATGTTCTTACCCAATCCAAAATAAACCCCCCCATTCCCCTTGGGCGCACCCCGTAtcttattcttcttttttttcctttttttatgattttcgtTACAGCGAAAGAATTACGTCAAATATGCGAAAGTATTTCCACTCTCGACACTGCTGGAGTTCAAAATACCATCCAAATGGTACCGGCGATCGGTCGGTGGCCTGGAGGTGCTTTGCGGACTGGCCATGGTTCTCATTCCTAGCCGTAAGTATGCCTGCGGGAACATTACGGAACTTTCGATTGGATTGGATAAAATAGAactgggaaaaaaaagaagcacgaaataaaaaccacaccGGGTATGGAATCCATCAAACGGCGGCTCGGGGGGCAGATTCATGGACTACCGTGGAAAAGACAAGTGGTTGCCTGATGTTCGGAACAACGCTCAGGAAAAACGGGAACCATATGGAGTAACAAGTGTCTTGAGCAAATCGGACTACATGAGTCATTCTATTAGTTTAAATTGAtcgaagattttattttattttttaatacccATAGAAACAGATTTACTTGTTagattttgtaatatttttatcttaAAAATGTTTGACCTCAGTACCTATTATCTTATCGTGTCCAAAAACATTGCCTATTCGAACTTTTTAACTAAACGGTAAGACAAAATATTTGCCCTCAAAAGCAATACAGTATTCAACATAACAAAAGCcgagaaaaaatatcaaaaaggaaatatttgtttcataaGTTACGGTATTCACATTTTTATTAGCAAAATGTCTTCAATTTTGAGAAAGTACAACTAAACCCTAGACTAACTATGGATAGAACACAAGACCATACTTTCTATTGCTGGTTATCGTGTTTGAAAGGCATGTTTTAATTAGGTGGAAAACAATGATGAAGCATACAATTGTTCGTTAAAATCATTTACTCACAGCGACTGCATTTCTGATCGGTTtcagataaaattaaaaacgcggCCAACATCACACTGCTGCTGCTCATGTTCCTGGCCGTCTACTCGCACTACATGGTGAGCGATCCGTTCGAACGATCCGGCCCGGCGCTGGTGTTTACCTTCATGCTCATAGGTCGGCTAGTGATATGGTATCAGGTAAGACCACCACGAGCGCAGCCAGggcagggtgtgtgtgtgctgacCGTGTTTCTCTCTCTTCCCCCCTCCTTTCCACAGGCTAGCCGACGGGAGGCAGCGCTGGCAGCTGCTGCTCAGCCCACCGCCAACGGACTGAAGCAGGAATAAGGGACTCTCTGACCGTCCTGCCGGCTACTGATCTCAGTTCCCTACCGTACCCACTAGGAGCAAACTCCACTCTCTCGAAGGACACACTTGCTGTAGGCAAATGCCATGCAACGAGCAATGCAAAGCTACAACCTCACACACAATCACAAACTCACCTACTAGGCGCACAACAAAGAGGAAACACAAACCAaggaatagaaaaaagaagacaCACAAATCGAACGATCGAAGGACTGCACAGGATCATATGGAACGAAAAATAGTGTGCGTTATCGTGTCGTCGGATGACGAATGCAACGGGCTACTAGATTAGACTTTTATTTGAGATACACCAAAGGTTTTCTAGGTCGAACTTTTATTGATCGAAAATTCTCACACGAATGCCAAATTGTGAAAGTTTGCCCGGTCTTTATGATTTACAGCGCAACTCACGCCCGCTGTCCAAATGTAGTAGAAGCGGCGAATGTACGGTTTCATTCTACGTCGATGCAGAAGGTTTGCGAAGTGGACGACGTACCAGCCCGTGGATGGAGCGAACGTACAAGCAGTAGAAGGAGAAGTACAAGGAACCTTGCACATCACAGAAGTGGTCCCGTTTTCGAAAGGGCCAAAGTAACCGAAAGCTTGCACCAGATGCAAGATTAGTGTCCACGACGTTTGCTCATTCCGAGCATCCCCTTTGTGTGTTCTACAAGCTACGATCGGAGTTCGGTATGATATTTGTTGCGATTTCTATACCatctttctatttttctttgaaGACGACGAAGTGCGAGCACAATTCCTTTGTCCTTCTTCCGGAAGGGAAGAGTATAGGAATGTCTTAAGCTGAAACAAGACGAGCGAAATTTTTCAATGTgatcataaataaaactaatgcaATTCTCTAGTCAGTTGTATAATTTTGTTCACAACTTATCTGGGCACGTGCGTGGAGAGGAATCGAACATGGTTTTACTGAACCCCGTTGATTGATCGCGAGTTTGGAAAGCAAATACGAAGCTTTTTCTCGTTCTGTGGTAGCATTATTTTTCAACCCGGAACAAGGAAGCAGTTCAGCAGTACTCTACACAATTTAATCGATGTTCAAATGccgttatatttttttttcttcaagttGTATGTTATAGATGTGTATGTAATAGTGTTTAAACACGATATGATACATTTTCCCACGCGAAAAATTACCAACCCATGGGAGGaaacaaattatgaaaaacatTGCAATGCGATTTTTACTCACCTTCACGTACATCGTAACCATTTGATTgcttatacacacacacataacatGGCACAAACTCGCGGGAACGCGGAAATGGATAAATGCATAATAGATGGATACAATTGACAAAAGGTAATGTTACGCCGTGCGGAAACGGCTCCATTGACTTGTGCGCATCGCATCGTAAGGCAAACTCGAATGTAAGGGTTCAAAAAATAAAGGCACTGATAACGGTAggcaaaaagatttttttaaattaacaattGCATAAGACAGCGAAGAAATATCAATCAGCAATAGACGAATAGCGTTTCCTCCACGATACACGTATCTCCCCCTAAGGAATGCCACAGATTTATATCAGTAAAACTATACAGTACATACATAtaacaaacactttccagGGGACCGAcagctaaaaaaaaaggtgaaaagaaagcaaataaagGAGACCATTATCACGAAATTATTGCCTTTTGCTGAAGATTGtaaatggaggaaaataataacaaaacccTCTGCGCATCGATTCGAAGGAAAGAAACTATCGATAACTGCATTTTTCAAGAATTCTGTACCGAAACAATAtgtgattcatttttttttgttatttgtataatatagtttttattaaaaacaccaCATATATCAGATTATTAacggtttttttgtgtgcattaATGCCACTTAATGGCTTTTGTCTTTCTTCTAGTATCGATTGCATGTACTGATTACTACCCTTATCTTACATGCATCATGTTACATCCTAATACTTACGAGTGTACTAGGGGAAtaatagttattttttttttcttgttttttaatcTGCTACCGAAAGCTTTTACATgcaacgttttttttaaatgattgttgAGCATGTTGGCATacattatattttatatagTTTAATTATTTGCACCCAATCAAGATGATTCGGCACATCTTTCCATATGcacaacgaaagaaaacataaatatgCCAAAGAAACAACCGAACACATTCGAGTACCTACATTCATAGTAAAACTCTGTGCGTGTTGAATGTTTTACGTTACATCGGGAGGCAACGGTAGACGGCTTCAAGGGGTAATGAACGTCGGTGCATTGCCCTGCATAACGTTGGCACCCGGGCGATGGTCTTTTGCATCCTGATTTTCCTTATCTTGCTCATCACTTGTATCCAGCGGGAGTATCGAATGCAACTGAAAAAAGTCGAATGATGCGGTTAGCGTTGAgagaattaaatttcaaaaaaaagaTTGGTACCTTTTCATCGATTTTTGATATTTGTAGATCCTTTAAATTTGCCCGCTCATCATCCATAATAATATTGGAACGTTGCATGAGTGGTGTCGAGTTTCGGAGTACCGGGGCAAGCGGCAGTGGGCAACTTCGTTCCAGCGGCGCCACTTCTTCTACGTCCTGTCCGACAAGATGGAGAAATTTTAGTAAAAAATCTACTTGCGTTATTCAACTCCGTACATACCTCACAGATTGTCATAGAAAGGTCCTCATCGTGTCCCTTTTCGCGCCAGAATCTTCGCACGATCCGCTCATCGGAAGCCGAAATGGCAATATCACGCGGATAATCAATCTTCTTCCTAATGGGGGTCTTTCCGGTGGACTGATAGAACGTAAGATCCTTTTCATAGAATCGCTCAAAATCGTGCTCGAATTCGGTAAGCTGCTTGCGGTTAGTTTGCTGCTCAAATTCCTTGACCGCCTGTCCGAATCGCTGCGAGTGACTACAGCATGCCACTCCGTACTGCTGCCAGGTGTTTTGTTGCGCCAGTAAACTTTCCCCGACGCGTCGGATTCCATCCGCTTCGCTCTGGACAGCTTGTTCAGTTTGTTTCTCAAATGCTTGCGCAAACTCTTTTAACCGCGTGTGAGCGTCTTGCTGCGCAGCGCTTATGCACGTACGCTGGCTATCGATCGCATTCTTTTGTTCCGTCGCGGCACCAGCTACGGCAGAAAGATCCACACTTTCCAACTCCTGCGTGAACTGCGTCCGGTGCAGAGCGGAAACCTTCTGAAACTCTGCCACTTGTTGATCTCTTTCACTGGCAAGCGTTTTAATGGATGCCTGATTTTCATCGATCGTGCGTCGAATGCTATCCAGCTGTCCTGTGGCCAGTTTTTCGCGCCCGGCTAGCTCCTGAGAGACACCGCTGACAACACCAATCAACTGCTCGTGACGACCATGCGAAGTGCTCATACGCTGCACAAAGTCCCTCAGCAATGTGGTCATATTTTGCTCCAAATCCTTCACCGCTTGCATTTCCTTCTGCTTTTCAACGTTCGATTGCGCGACGTAGTCTTCCAGCTGGCTGTGGCTGTTCTTAAGTGTCACCGCTACCTCATCCAGATCGGTCAATTGATTCGAAAGCGAGCTGCAAAACTCACCGCTCTTGGCGTCATACCTCAGGGCGTGTGCCACTATTCGCTCGAACATCTGGCGTGTCTCTTCCTGTTGGTGTTTCAGGGTGCTTCGCAAGCCGCCTTGGAGCTTTTGTAACGCATCGTTAAACCTTTCCTCCATCGCTGCGCGTGATCGTTCCGCTCGGTTTGCTTGCAGGAGCACTTCTTCGAATCGTTCGTCCAGCTCGGTGCCCATcgtctttttaaagtcactcaCAAGAGTTGTATACTGTTGAGacatgctttgaaacactgtTTGCAGTACTAAAAGGTGATCCTTGGTTTCGTTATGCAATTTTTCTCCCTCCTGATTGTAACTCTctgcaataacaaaaaagaggAGGAACTTATTTGATGAATGTTATAAAAGAGGTAGAGAATGCATACCCCATCCGATATTCATTTCCGTAGTGATTTGATTACACTCCTTCGCTAGGTTGACCATATCACCCCGGATCGTGTGGATTCGTTCGCGCACTCGATCGACAAACTGTTCcgttgcgtttttgtttttgctatcGATTTCTTTACGACGATCGACCGTGTCCTGTGCGTAAGGGAAAGAGATATTTTATATCTATTTCTATAGCGCCATTTACAGCGCTACTTACGTGCAATCCATCCGTATCTTTCGTGACCATTTCAACGACGTTGATCAGTTGCTTCGCCTGCCCGGTTAGTGCCTGTTCCGTTTGGACATGATGTTCATGGATCACTTTCTTCTCGATGTAGCGGCGTTTTGTCTTCGCCAAACTATGCTTTGTG encodes:
- the LOC131281445 gene encoding novel acetylcholine receptor chaperone, producing MSSLVLRSLSILLGLFFIFIGIMKISPHLSKDLHRDLRKNYVKYAKVFPLSTLLEFKIPSKWYRRSVGGLEVLCGLAMVLIPSHKIKNAANITLLLLMFLAVYSHYMVSDPFERSGPALVFTFMLIGRLVIWYQASRREAALAAAAQPTANGLKQE
- the LOC131282757 gene encoding kinesin-like protein Klp61F — translated: MDASSGHTERNQSNGTNKPQKCNQNVQVYVRVRPTNNREKLIRSQEVVEVVSNRELQLKTNTFDSRASKKFTFDRTFAPNSKQNEVYQAVVAPYIEEVLSGFNCTVFAYGQTGTGKTFTMVGEEEPVLSAGWEDDTSTGIIPRAVNHLFDELRMTELEFSMRISYLELYNEELCDLLSTDDSVKIRIFDDVQKKGSVIVQGLEEIPVHSKDDVYKLLAKGQERRKTASTLMNAQSSRSHTIFSIIVHIKENGIDGEEMLKIGKLNLVDLAGSENISKAGNEKGIRTRETVNINQSLLTLGRVITALVEKTPHIPYRESKLTRLLQESLGGRTKTSIIATVSPGNKDFEETLSTIEYAHRAKNIQNKPEANQKLSKKTVIKEYTEEIDRLKRDLMAARDKNGIYLAEETYNEMVYKTEAATKELNDKSALIKLLKDELVKRQAIFDEVKSSLTQKDEELRRTANDLGQTRSELSNTKHSLAKTKRRYIEKKVIHEHHVQTEQALTGQAKQLINVVEMVTKDTDGLHDTVDRRKEIDSKNKNATEQFVDRVRERIHTIRGDMVNLAKECNQITTEMNIGWESYNQEGEKLHNETKDHLLVLQTVFQSMSQQYTTLVSDFKKTMGTELDERFEEVLLQANRAERSRAAMEERFNDALQKLQGGLRSTLKHQQEETRQMFERIVAHALRYDAKSGEFCSSLSNQLTDLDEVAVTLKNSHSQLEDYVAQSNVEKQKEMQAVKDLEQNMTTLLRDFVQRMSTSHGRHEQLIGVVSGVSQELAGREKLATGQLDSIRRTIDENQASIKTLASERDQQVAEFQKVSALHRTQFTQELESVDLSAVAGAATEQKNAIDSQRTCISAAQQDAHTRLKEFAQAFEKQTEQAVQSEADGIRRVGESLLAQQNTWQQYGVACCSHSQRFGQAVKEFEQQTNRKQLTEFEHDFERFYEKDLTFYQSTGKTPIRKKIDYPRDIAISASDERIVRRFWREKGHDEDLSMTICEDVEEVAPLERSCPLPLAPVLRNSTPLMQRSNIIMDDERANLKDLQISKIDEKLHSILPLDTSDEQDKENQDAKDHRPGANVMQGNAPTFITP